The Micromonospora sp. WMMD961 genome has a segment encoding these proteins:
- a CDS encoding LLM class F420-dependent oxidoreductase: MELRIFTEPQQGASYDQLLAVARCAEDAGYGAFFRSDHYLRMGEGAGEPGPTDAWTTLAGLARDTSRIRLGTLMTAATFRLPGPLAITVAQVDQMSGGRVEFGIGTGWFAEEHTAYGIPFPPLAERFDRLEEQLAVITGLWSTPVGERFDHDGRYYPVSDSPALPKPVQQPRPPILLGGTGPKRTPRLAARYADEFNLPFASVPDTAAQFDRVRAACVEIGRDPAEMVWSNALVLCCGRDDAEVARRAAAIGREPDELRANGLAGTPAEVLDTIGRYAEIGSERLYLQVLDLGDLEHLELVASEVMAKL, encoded by the coding sequence ATGGAACTTCGGATCTTCACCGAGCCCCAGCAGGGCGCCAGCTACGACCAGTTGCTCGCCGTCGCCCGCTGCGCCGAGGATGCTGGCTACGGGGCGTTCTTCCGGTCCGACCACTACCTCAGGATGGGCGAGGGGGCCGGCGAGCCCGGCCCCACCGACGCGTGGACCACGCTGGCCGGGCTGGCCCGGGACACCAGCCGGATCCGGCTCGGCACGTTGATGACCGCCGCGACCTTCCGGCTGCCCGGCCCGCTGGCGATCACCGTGGCGCAGGTCGACCAGATGAGCGGCGGCCGGGTGGAGTTCGGCATTGGCACCGGCTGGTTCGCCGAGGAGCACACCGCGTACGGCATCCCGTTCCCGCCGTTGGCCGAACGGTTCGACCGGTTGGAGGAGCAACTCGCCGTCATCACCGGGCTCTGGTCCACGCCGGTCGGCGAGCGGTTCGACCACGACGGCCGGTACTACCCGGTGAGTGACTCGCCCGCCCTGCCCAAGCCCGTGCAGCAGCCGCGCCCACCGATCCTGCTCGGCGGGACAGGTCCGAAGCGAACCCCTCGGTTGGCCGCCCGTTACGCCGACGAGTTCAACCTGCCGTTCGCCTCGGTGCCGGACACGGCGGCGCAGTTCGACCGGGTTCGCGCGGCCTGCGTCGAGATCGGCCGGGACCCGGCCGAGATGGTCTGGTCCAACGCCCTGGTGCTCTGCTGCGGGCGCGACGACGCCGAGGTGGCCCGCCGGGCCGCTGCCATCGGCCGCGAACCGGACGAGCTGCGGGCCAACGGTCTGGCCGGAACCCCCGCCGAGGTCCTGGACACCATCGGCCGGTACGCGGAGATCGGCAGTGAGCGGCTCTACCTCCAGGTGCTGGACCTCGGCGACCTGGAGCACCTGGAACTGGTCGCCAGCGAGGTGATGGCGAAGCTCTGA
- a CDS encoding SRPBCC family protein produces the protein MDRDAFRPSPPADVRAEAGATLVFVRDLRHPPAAVWAALTDPTQLAQWAPFLADRDLGDTGAAVLTLVDGETTQQDPATVRRAEPPHLLEYTWGDDLLRWELSPLGGGTRLTLRHTVADRGILPMVAAGWHLCLDVADRLLDGDPVGPIRGAEAKDFGWPELRDAYAERLAEG, from the coding sequence ATGGACCGCGACGCGTTCCGCCCGAGCCCACCCGCCGACGTACGCGCCGAGGCCGGCGCGACCCTGGTCTTCGTCCGCGACCTGCGGCATCCGCCAGCCGCCGTCTGGGCGGCACTGACCGACCCGACCCAGCTCGCGCAGTGGGCGCCGTTCCTCGCCGACCGCGATCTCGGCGACACCGGCGCCGCCGTGCTCACCCTCGTCGACGGCGAGACCACCCAGCAGGACCCGGCGACGGTACGCCGGGCCGAGCCGCCGCACCTGCTGGAGTACACCTGGGGCGACGACCTGCTGCGCTGGGAGCTGAGCCCACTGGGCGGCGGCACCCGGCTCACCCTGCGGCACACCGTCGCCGACCGGGGCATTCTTCCGATGGTCGCGGCCGGCTGGCACCTCTGCCTCGACGTGGCCGACCGGCTGCTCGACGGCGACCCGGTCGGCCCGATCCGTGGCGCGGAGGCCAAGGACTTCGGCTGGCCCGAGCTGCGCGACGCGTACGCCGAACGGCTCGCTGAGGGCTGA
- a CDS encoding metalloregulator ArsR/SmtB family transcription factor produces MSTDAFTVLAEPTRRRILDQLRDAERSVGELVDGLGVSQPAVSKHLRVLRDAGFVTCRTAARQRIYRLDPGPLRAVDGWLDPYRRLWARHLDALERHLDSQEQ; encoded by the coding sequence GTGTCCACCGATGCCTTCACCGTCCTCGCCGAGCCGACCCGGCGCCGGATCCTCGATCAGCTCCGCGACGCCGAACGCAGCGTCGGCGAGCTGGTCGACGGCCTCGGGGTCAGCCAGCCGGCCGTCTCGAAACACCTGCGGGTGCTTCGCGACGCCGGCTTCGTCACCTGCCGGACGGCCGCCCGACAGCGGATCTACCGCCTCGACCCCGGCCCGCTGCGGGCCGTCGACGGCTGGCTGGACCCGTACCGGCGGCTCTGGGCCCGACACCTGGACGCCCTGGAACGGCACCTCGACAGTCAGGAGCAGTGA